The nucleotide sequence GGCGCCGTCGTCGTGGGTGCCGGGACCGGGCAAGACGGACCAGTGGGATGTGCTGCTCCGTGCGCGTGCGCTCGACAACGGCGTATTCGTCGCGGGTGTGTCCCAGGCCGAGCCGGTGTCGATCGGCCGGAGCATCGTGGCCGGGCCACTCGGAGGGGTATTGGGCTCGTGCGGCCCGGCGGAGGACGTCCTGACCGTGGACCTGCACCTCGGGGCTGTCACGGACGCCCGCCGGCAGTTCCCCCTGGCGGAGCAGCGCCGGGTGTAGCGGTGATCCTGACGCCGCGTATATGCGGGTGCAGGTGCCCTGTCAGAGGCCGTCGGCCGCGTGGAAAGTGCGCAGGGCCTCGACCACGAGTTTGTGGTCCTCGAGCTGCGGCAGTCCGGACACCGTCACGGTGGCCACGGGTCCCACGCCCCGGACGTACAGCGGGAACGAGCCCCCATGGGCGGCATGCGTCGAGGTGTCGAACATCGGGTTGTCCTCGGCGTGGCCACCGTTGCGGCGTGCGCGGAGGCCGACGAGCAGCGACGGCACGAAGTAGCGCGCTGCCGTGCGGCTCTTCGCATCGAGCCAGTAATCGTTATCGGGGGTGGCGCCGTCGAGCGCGGCCCGGAAGAGGATGTGGTTCGGCTTGCAGATGCTGATCGCGATTGGCAGGTCGCGGCTGACGCCCAGCTGGACGAGGAGCTGTCCGAGCGCCACGGCGTCGTCGTTGGTGAAGCGGGTGAACTGGAGCTCCGCGACTTCCGCCTCGACCGTCGAGATGAGCGACTCGAGCGCTGCGGCAGGCTGGTCGTCCCCGCCGTCAGGATCGAACGGGGCGAGGATTGCTGCAGAAGCTTCATTGCTCATTCGCCTAATGTACGTCGTTGATATCCCTCGGTGGAATCTACTTCGGTCGTATAGCGAAGTGGCCGTAACAGGTACCATTCCGCGCGGCACTCCGCCGGGAGGGCTACTTCTTGGTCCGGCGGCTCCCGCCGTGCCAGTCCTCCTGCAGCCCGGCCTCATCCTCCTCTACGCCGAAGCTGCGCAGCTGAGGGCGCTCCCGCAGGCTCCTCTTGAGCTCGGCAAAACCGGGGAAACGCGCCAGGCCCAGCACGTGGTCCCAGAGTTCGACCGCCTGGTCGGGATCGGGCAGGCGGCTGATCACGGGACCGAAGAAGGCCACGCCCTCCGGTGGCTCGAAATGGATGATCGGCGTCCCAACGTCCTTGCCCGTCAGGGTCAGGGCCTCGTCCGTCTCCGCCTGGATGGCGGCGTCGAGCGAGGAGTCCTCCAGGGCGTCGGCGAGGTGTTCGGGCAGTCCGGACTCGGCGAGGACCGGCACCAGGAAGTCCACAGTCCCGCGGTGGCCGCCGTCGGAATCGTCCTTGTGCATGTCGAAGATCCGGGTGCCCAGTCGCTCGTAGAGCCGCCCGACGGCCTCGGGTCCGTGTTCCTCCCGGGTGCGTGCGGCGACGCGCAACAGGCGTAGGCCCGCGGTGTGCCCGGCTTCGTAGCCGACGGGAAAGTGGGCGTCGTAGTCGACGGATGCGTTGAGCAGGCGGAGTGAGATGAAGCGCCATTCGACTGCGTAGTCGCGCTGCTCCGACACCATGCGCACCCACTTGCTGGTCATCCAGGCGAAGGGGCAGACGGGGTCGAAATAGAACCGGATATCGGGGGAGGTCATGACTTCACGCTAGGGATGCTGCACGCCGGGGGTCAAGGACTCAGAGTCCCGGCACGCACGGGCCGGTGCCGAGCAGTGCGAGGCCGGCGCGGTCTCCGTCGCCGAAGGAGATCTGCCCGATGTTGTCCGCGTACATGAGCTCATGAGGGTCATCGACGTGATCGAGCCCGACGACGTGCCCGAGCTCGTGCATGATGGTCGCTTTCAGGTACGCGCGGCCGTCCGGGTACTGCAGGGTCTCGGCGGCGTCCGGGGCGTCGAGCTGCACCTGCCCGCCCACGTACACCAGAGGGTGTCCCAGTGTCTGGGCGTAGTCGCTGCCGCCGAGCCCGGCCACGTCACCCTCGAGTCCCGGGATCTCGGTGGGGTCCGTCCACGTGATGAGTACCGGGACCCACCTCTTGCCGTACAGCTCCGGCTGGTACAGGTCGCGGTCCTCGGTGGGCGCCTCCATGGTCGTGCCGTCGTCCACGAACTGCAGTCCTGTCGCCGCCGAGACCTCCGCGACGGCTTCCTGGACGAGGCCCTCGGACCCCGCCGGCGCGTTGTCCGGCCGCACGACGTAGTGCACGGGGCGGCAGGGGTCGTACGCCACCCACTCCTGGTCCTCGACCGGCGACTCCATCAACTTGTACGCGTTCGACGCCGGTGCGGGTGGCGGAACCCCGAGCGGGACGTCGCCGGCCTCGACGCCGCGGGGCGGCACCTCGGCGCCGGGCAGGTACGGCAGGGCGGCGGGCAGCACATAGCGGTCGAACAGTGTCGGCGTCAGGTACAGGAAGACGAGGAGCGCGAGTGCTCCTACGGTCCCGAGCCGCAGCTTCATCCTCGCCCGGCGGCGCTTCTTCTGTGCCGGACCGGGGCGCCACGGCGGGGGAGCAGACGCCTGGCGGAGGGCGTCGTCGAGCGACCATTCCGGGATCCTGCCCGACGGCGACCGGCGCACGCCGTTCATCCGGGCGTCGCGGCCCTCGTGGAACCACTCGCGGTCCATTGCGCCCATTGCCCGAGCCTTCCCTTTGGATGATCCTCGTTCATCCTGCTGCACGTGCCGGGACGGTTTGCCCGATTCGGGGCGACCTTGGGCAAAGCTGCGTGAAGGCTGATGCGGGTGCGGCGCCGGCCGGCTGGCTCGGGTGGCTCGGGTGGTTCGGTTCGGAGCCTGGTGTGCCGAGCGCGCTGTCTCATCGGTTGGGTCCGCCGTCCTGCCCGTGCCGGCAGGCTGAGTTCGCCGTGATGCCCCATCTCGGCGGCCTAGCGTGCCCTCGACCAGGCTTTGGTGGGCCTGGTGCGGCGTCGTGCACGCGTTGCATCGACAGAATGACTATGACGTGCACGAAGCCGCACGGACCCGCCGTTGTTCCGGGCTTTTGCCTGCGCCCATCCCACGGACCGGCGTGTCTCGCCACAACACGCGATTGGGCACCAAAACCAAGGAACGACGGCGACCCAGCCCGCCCGCAAGCCCCGCGGCCCACCAACGACGACGGCCCCGCCCACTGCAAAGGCAGCGGGCGGGGCGGAATCGGCAGCACCGATGGCGTTTTGGAAAGTAGCCGTCAGCGGGCTCCGGCCAAGAGTCCTTCCCGCAGCACGCGGTCGGCGAGCGGAGATGCCGCCGGCAGTCCACGGGCGATCTGCTGGGCAAGGCGCAACGCCCCGTCGGACGTCCGCCCGCAGCCGTCCAGGAGCACAGTCCACAGCTGCTCGACGGTGTCGCACCTGGTGCTGGTGCCCGTGCGTCCCGCGAGGATCCAGGCGTCGCCACTCACCCGCACGACGGGCCCGCCAGGCAGCCCGGCGGTGATCGAGTTCATCACCTGAGCCACGACCAGCAGGTCCCGCGTCGTCCGTACCGGTCCGAGCGCCGGATCGGCGACGACCGTACGGCCGCATGCTCCACACATCAGCAGTCCGGTATCCGGGTCATGGCATCACATCCCCGGAGTTCGGTCCGAGGGTCTGGCCGACGAACAGGTTGCCGCCGGGATCGCTCGCGAGGAGCAGTGCGGTCGGAGCGACCTCGGCCGGCACGCCGAACCGCCGCAGTGGCAACTCCGCACGCTTCGCGACCTTCCAGTCCTCGGAGATGCCGTCGACGAGCGGCGTCTCGATCGGACCCGGCGCGATGCAGTTGGCCAGGACGTTGTCGGCCGAGACCTCGAGGGCGAGGGCCTTCGTCATCCCGATCACCCCGGCCTTCGCTGCGCTGTAGTGGCCGAGTCCCGTGCCGCCCTTGATGCCCAGCTGGGAGGAGATGTTGATGATCCGCCCCCATCGCTGGCGACGCATGGGGCCGACGACCTCACGGCAGCAGAGGAACACCCCGGTGAGGTCCACCGAGATGGTCTCCGTCCACATCGCAAGCGTCATGTTCTCGATCGGGGACTCGGTGAGGAGCCCGGCGCTGTTGACCAGGATGTCGATGGTCCCGACTCTGTCGCGGGCGGCAGCGAAGGCACTCCGGACGCTGTCCTCGCGCGCGACGTCGACCTCGATGACCCCCGGGCCGGGGGCACGGTCCAGCACCACCACCGTGTCCCCCTGCGCCGTGAACCCGTCCGCGATTGCCGCCCCGATCCCGCTGGCGCCTCCGGTCACGACGACGGTGCGGGGACTGCCGGCACCCCGTGGCTCACCGCCCGCCGTCATGCGCGCATCTTGATGGTCAGGCCGCCGTCCACGATGAGCGACTGTCCGGTGATGTACCGGGAAGCGTCCGAGGTCAGGAATCCGATCACGTCGGCGACCTCCTCCGGCCGGCCCACGCGACCCCATGGAATATCCTTGCCGGCCCGCTCGAGCCCCTCGGGGCCCAGCGAGTTCACCGGGTCGAGGGACTGCGGTGTCTCGATCAGGCCGGGAATCACCGCGTTGGCGCGGATCTGCCGTGGCCCCAGTTCCGACGCGATGCTTCGGATGAGCCCGAGGACACCGGCCTTGGCCGAGGCGTAGTGCGCGTGTTCCTCCCACCCGTACACGCCACCGGCGATGGAGGACACGGCGACGAGCGCGCCGGGTCCGTCCATCCGCTGTGACGCCGACCGCAGCGTACGGAGCACGCCGGTCAGGTCGACGTCGAGCATCGCGGTCCACAGGTCGTCCGTCAGCTCGTTGAGCGGAGCATTGCGGAGGATGCCCGCGTTGGCGATCGCGTAGTCCAGGCGTCCGTACTCATCCAGGGCGCGCTGAGCGAAGGCATCCACCGAAGGAGTGGACCGCACGTCGACCTCGTGGATGACGCCCTCCCCACCGGCGGCCCGCACGCCGGAGAGGGTCTCCTCCGGGTCGTGCGGGTCGCCGGGGAAGGTGCCGATGATGGTCCGGACGTTCCGGCCCGCGTAGTGGACGGCGAGCGCGCGGCCGATACCGCTGGCGGCGCCCGTGACGATGGCTACCTCAGACTGCTGCATGCGGCTCCTCAAGGGCGACGGCCGCGACGGGTCGTGCGGCGATCATCAGGACGCCGGAGAGCAGGGTCCCGACGGCGCCGACCCACAGGGCGGCTGCTCCGGTGCCGGCCGCGGTGGCGACGATGGTGAAGAGTGCACCGCCGATGATCGTCCCCGGCTGACTCATGGCTCCGATGAAGGCGAGCCCGGTGGCACGGCAACTGACGGGGTAGCACTCCGCCATGAAGTACTGGATGGCGGCGTAGGGGCCCACCAGGAAGAACAGGCCAGTGCCGTAGGTGAGGATGATCAGGAACGGGCTCGACACCAGCGGGCTCAGCATCACGGCGAAGGACAGGCCCGAGATGATCCACCCCACGATGATGGTCCTCTTCCGGCCCACCTTGTCACCGACCCAGCCGTGGAAGACATAGCCGAAGTAGGCGAGCATGTTGATGACGATCAGCAGCAGGAAGGCGTCGGTCAGCTCGACGCCCTTGGCGTTGGCCAGCACCGAGGTGCCGAGGACGCTGAAGATCGCGATGCCGAAGAAGTTGAGGATCCAGGCGAGCGAGAAGACGATCGTGTTCCGGCGGTACTCGCCTTCCCAGATGCGCTTGAGCGGCGACGTCGAGGAGTGCTCGACGCCGTAGGCGGCTGCGAGCGCGTGGGCTTCGTCGCTCTTGCCGCCCTTCTCCAATTCGGTGAGGCGCTGGTGCAGCTCGAACTGCGGCGTCTCCTTCAGCTTGCGGGCGATGAGCAGGACGATGATGATCGCGGGGAGCGTGGCCATGAGGTAGAGCGCGCGCCAGCCGAGGAGGGGCAGGAACGCGAGCCCGAGGGCGCTCGCGAGGAGGAAGCCCAGCGGCCAGCCGCCCTGGATGAAGGAGTAGTGGAACCCGGGACGCTTGCGCTTCCGCTCGTCCTCGGTGACCTGGTAGACCTCGTTCATGTAGGTCGCGTTCACGGCCTGCTCGGAAAAGCCCAGACCGCCGAAGGACCGGACCAGGACCAGCAGCGCATTGCTGGCGAAGCCGAGGGTGGCAGGGATCAGGGCGGTGACGCCGGAGATGACAGCGGTGCCGCCGACGGTCAGCATCATCCCTTTCTTGCGGCCGAGACGGTCGATCACCGGTCCGATGCCGAAGCAGACGATCGCCGTTCCGACGGCGATCCAGGTATTGACGGCGTACGCTTCCGGCGCCGTCCAGCCGAATTCCTCCTGCATGGCCGGCAGGAGGGTGCCGAACAGGCCGTAGTCGAAGACCGCCACGGTCCAGGCGCAGAGGGCGAGAACGGTCGCCGTGCTGGTCTTCTTCTTCGAGAACACCGGGAAATTGCGTTGCTCGTTACGTGTCGGCGTCGAAAGGTCGACACCCTCTTGAATGGACATCAGTTCGATTCCTTTCGGGGATTGCGTGCCAGGAACGAGTCGGCGATCTGGTCGAAGGTGTGCCAGGTGACGCCCTCGTGGGAGTTGAAGTGCTGGATGAGGCGCTCGAGCATGAGCAGTACCTGCGGCCTGCCGGAGACGTCCGGGTGGATCGTCATGGTGTAGACGGCGGAGTCCATCTCGGCGTAGACCCAGTCGAACTGGTCCCGCCACATCTGCTCGATGTCCCGCGGGTTGACGAAGCCGTGCGAGTTCGGGGAGGCCTTGATGAACATCATGGGAGGGAGGTCGTCGAGGTACCAGTTCGCCGGGATCTCCACGAGGTCGGTCTCGGAACCGCGGACGAGGGGCTTCATCCATGCCTCCGCGGGCTTGGTGTAGTCGATCTTCGTCCAGCTGTCCCCGACCCTCACGTAGTAGGGCTCGAAGTCGTTGTGCATGAGCGAGTGGTCGTACTTGATGCCCCGCTCGAGCAGGATCTCGTTGGTGATGGGCGAGAACTCCCACCAGGGAGCCACATAACCGGTGGGCCGACGGCCCGAGACCTTCTCGATGAGGTCTATCGACTTGTCGAGGATTGCCGTCTCCTGCTCACGGGTCATGGCGATCGGGTTCTCGTGCGAATAGCCGTGGACGCCGATCTCATGGCCGGCATCCACGATCATCCGGGTGAGGTCGGGGAAGGTCTCGATCGAGTGTCCCGGAACGAACCAGGTGGAGGGCAGGGAGTACTTCTCGAAGAGGCGCAGGATCCGCGGCCCGCCGACCTCCCCGCTGAAGAGCCCGCGGGAGATGTCGCAGGGGGAATCCTCGCCGCCGTAGGAGCCGAGCATTCCGGCAACTGCGTCGACGTCTACGCCGAAGGCGATCTGTATATCTTTCGTCATGGGGTAGGCCTTTCCTGGTGGGGGTGGGGGACGGTGGTCGGTTCTGGGGGATCAGGGTCTGCCGCGCTCGCGGACGTGGCGGGCGACGTCGTCGGGAGGCAGTCCGAGCGCGAGCAGGGCGTGCAGGAGCGTGCGTGCCTGGGACGGACGGAGCAGCCCCGACGGAACGGCGCCGGCGTCCTCGAGCGTCTTGCCGCCGCCGGCGCCGTACACGCCGTACACCGGTCCCGCATGGACGCGCGTGCTGGTGACGACGACGACGCCGTCGCGCACCGCCGCGCGCACCGCATCGCAGAGCTCTGCGTTCGCATTCCCCAGCCCGGTGGCCTCCAGGACGATCCCGCGAGCACCGGCGTCGAGCGCGGCAGCGAAGAGGGTTGCGTCCGCGCCGGGATAGGAGGGGACGATGTCAACCCGCACGGAAGACCCTGACGGGGGAGGGGGGAGGGGAGACGGGCGCTCAGGGGCCGGTCCCAGCTCGACGACGCCGGTACTCGAGACGGATCCCGCGGATCCCCGGTCCGGGTTGCCGAAGGCATGGAGCCGGCTCGTCTCCGTCTTCCGGGTGCCGGGAAGGGCGAAGACCTCCCCGTCGAACACGATCAGGGCACCCCTGCCGCGCGCCTCGGGTGACGCCGCGAGGGTGATGGCGCCCCGCAGGTTCGCCGGTCCGTCCGGTTCCTGGCTGTCTGCAGCCCGCTGGGCGCCCGTGAACACGACGGGCCGCGAATCGTCGTGGAGGAGGTCGGCGAGGTAACCCGTCTCCTCCATCGTGTCGGTGCCGTGGGTGACGACCACGCCGAGCGTCTCGGGGGACTCCAGCGCGGTGCGGATGCCCGTGCAGACCGAGAGCATGTCGTCGAAGGTGAGGAGGTAGGAGCCCTTCTGCATGAGGTCCACGACCTCCACAGCGGGGACGTTCTGCCCGGCCGCCGCCAGCACGGTGCTGCCCGCATCGGCGGCGAGGGTCGCGCCGGCCGAGGAGTCGTTGCGGGACGCGATCGTGCCGCCCGTCGCCAGCAGCACGACCTGCCCGGTAGTGGTTGATCCCATCGGTGCCCACTCCTTACCCAATCGTTTGGGTTACCCCCCTGGAAAAATTTCGGACGAAAAAAGACCAGGGGTTTCTGCGGGGATCCTAGAATGGTTCCCTCACCAACCCAATCGTTTGGGTTGATTGAAAAGAACCCTAGGATGTGGTCTGGGTCTCGTCAATGGAGTCTTCGAGATTTCATGCGTCTGAAACAATCCCAGGAGGAGAAAGAAGGGGGCACGCGTGAAGGCACCAGGCAAGAGGCGTCCGGCGGTCACCCTGAAGGACCTCGCCGCCGAGCTGGGGATCCACGTCTCCACGGTGTCGCGGGTGCTGCACTCCGACACGGAGGTGGCACGTGGGGCAGCCTCGAAGGAGACCGCCCAGAAGGTGCGTGACCTGGCGAAGTCGAGGGGATACTCACCCGATCCGCAGGCCACCAGCCTGCGCACCCGCCGGACGAGAGCCATCGGCGTGATCGTGCCCCGGCTCTCCGACATCGTCCTCGCGACGATGTACGAGGGCGTGGAGGAAGCCGCCGCCGAGAGCAACCATTCGACCTTCGTGATGAACTCCCACGACAGCCTGGACGAGCAGCGCCGCAAGGCCGAGATCATGCTCGCGCGGCGCGTGGACGGGCTGATCCTGGGGGACGTCCATGCCGGCAGCAGCCTGGTCGACGACCTCACCGCCCGCCATGTGCCCTTCGTCCTGATGAACCGCCGCTACCCGGGATTCCCCTCCTCGACCTGCGACGACACGGCGGGAGGACGACTGGTCGCGGACCACCTGTGGAGCGTCGGGCACCGCTCCGTCGCGATCCTCGCGGGTGAGCCGTACGCCAGTACGGGAGTGGACCGGACGGCCGGGTTCGTCGAGCGCTGGCACGAACTGGGCGGCGAGGTGCCGGCAGACCGCATCCTGCCGTCCCGCTTCGACACCGAGGGCGGACGCCAGGCGGGCGAGGAGCTGCTGAGCCTCCGCGGCGAGGTGCCGACCGCCGTGTTCGCCGTCAACGACTTCGCAGCCATCGGCGCCATGGGAGCGTTCCGGGCCGCCGGTCTCGTCGTCGGCCAGGACATCGCCGTCGTCGGGTTCAACGACACGTCCCTGGCCGCGCAGCTCCCCATTCCACTGACCTCGGTCCGTTCACCCATGGTCGAGATCGGGCGGGCCGCCGTCGGGATGCTGCGGCGGGTGATGAACGGGGAGGAAGTCGCGTCGGTGCGCCATCCGCCGGAGCTGTTCGTGCGGGAGAGCAGCGCGTCGGCCGGCGCCGCACCGAGGGGAGCTGCCGTTGTGCTCGCGGGCAGCTCCGGGACTGGCGGCCTGCAAGCACCATGATGGCTCGACGGAACGAGCCTGCGTAGCAATTGGATTCGTCGTCAAGTCGTCGCTTCCAGCGGCTCCCTTCAGTCGGCGAGCAGTTCCATGATGCCCTGATCGATGAACGCCTGATCGACGGGATTGAAGGGAGCCATGTGGCCCCAGATCGTCGGGATGGGCCTGGCGACAGCTCCCGGTATGCGGGCGGCTTCATACTCACTGTCGATGGGCGGGAAATACCGATCCGTCTCGGCGTTCATGATGATCGTCTTCGCACGGATCGCTCCCAGCGCCGCGTCGAAGTCGCCACCGAAGGTGGGATGGTCACCGAGGTCGTTGTGCATCCAGGTCTGGATCTGGGCGAGGAGGTCGTTGGCATCGCATTTGAGGTAGAAGGGGTCCCAGAAGATTTCGATGAACTCCTCCGCGCTACCCGCTCCGAATCCGCGGTACAGCTCCTCACGGTAGAACGCCTCCGAGAAGCCCCATCCGGCGTAGATGGATGCGAAGGTCCGCAGGCCACGCACCGGGGGCTTGTCGCCGTAGAAGCCGTCATTCCAGTCGGTGTCGGCCGTGATCGCACGGATGAGGGCGTGCAGGAACACCTTGTTGTAATGGGCTGTGCGGGCGGAACCGGAGATCGGCGCGATGGCCTGCACCATCTCCGGGTGCAGCGCCGCCCAAGCGTAGGTTTGGGAGGCGCCCATGGACCAGCTTGTCACCAGCCGAACTTTCTCGATGCCGAATTCCTCGGTCACCAATCGGTATTGCGCGTTGATGTTGTCGTAGGCCGTGACTCGTGGAAACGTGCCTTTGCCGAAGGGGGGAGGTGTGTTGCTCGGCGAGGAGGAGACGGCCGCCCCGAAGTGGTTGGGCACGATGATGAAGTATTTGCTCGGCTTCAAGGCGCGGTTCTCGCCGGTCATCCATGTCGCCGTGTCGGTGGGAGTAGCAGTGAACCAGGTCGGACAGATGACGACGTTGTCCTTCGCTTCATTCAGCTCACCCAGCGTCGTGTAGCCGAGTTGGGCGGAGGGAAGGACGGAGCCCTTCTGGAGGCTGAAATCCCCCAGGTCGAAAAGTTTATGCTCCATCGCATTGCTCCCTTCGCCGACGCTCCCTCGTTGGAGCTCAGGCCGATCGTACAGAAACAGCCCACCCCGGTACAGGCTCGACGTCGGGCACGACGTCGCCCAGGACGTACCGGACGGCCCTCACTCCCAGACGGCGCGCCGGCTTCTGGCTGCGTCGGCCCGGGCAGTGAGGGCTTGCTCCATCGTCACGGGCTCGAAGTGCGTCACCGTCCCCGGTGCGCTACGGGCGACGACGTCCATGTCCGCGCTGATGACCGTCGCGACCATCGCGTACCCACCGCCGGAGACCGCATCGCGGTGCAGGACGATCGGCTCCTTGCCGCCCGGGATCTGGATGGACCCGACCGCGTAGCCCGCGTCCACGATGTTGGACGGATCCGAGCCGGCCCCGAAGGGCTGCGTGCGCGGCTTCCAGGCGATGTCGGGTCCGGAGTAGCGCAGGCCCGTCCGGTCGGCCACGGGAGTCAGTTTCCACGAAGCGCTCACGAGGGTCTCCATGCCCTCGGCGGTCAGCCGGTGGTCGTACAGGCCCGGCAGGATGCGGACGGTGACCTCCTTCGCATAGACCGGCCTCAGGTCCTCGGGGATCGAGTCCCGAACGGATCGGGCCGACGGCGCGACGGCGCCCACGGGGAGCGTGTCGCCGGCCTTGAGGGCGCGGCCCTGCCAGCCGCCAAGGGCGCCGAGCGCATAGGTGCTGCGGCTCCCGAGGACCAGGGGCACATCGATGCCGCCCTGCACCGCGATGTAGTAGCGCGTTCCGCCCGAGAGCATCCCGAAGGACACCTCGTCCCCCGCAGCGAGCGGGAGCCGGGTCCACTGCTCCACCGGCGCTCCGTTGACCTTGACCTGGACGGGCGCGCCGGTGACGGCGAGAACGGCGTCGGCGTCGGTGGTGAATTTCGGGCCGAGGTAGGCGCACTCGAGTACGGCGTCCGTTTCGGCATTGCCCACCAGGGCATTGGCCATCGATGCGGACAGCTGGTCCATGGCACCGCCCTGCGGGATGCCGACGTTGTAGTAGCCGAGGCGGCCCAGGTCCTGGACCGAGGTGGCGAGGCCGGGTTCGAGGATGTCAAAGGCCATGGAGCTTCTCCAGAATGTCCCGGTTGTGGGCGGTGGGGTCGGCCAGGGCCTTCTGCAGGTCGAAGGTCACCGGGGCCTGGCGGTAGGTGAAGGTCCCGGCGTCGACCTCGGCCTGGATGGTGCGGTATTCGTCCTCGCCGACGGGTCGAAACTTCACGATGTCGCCGGGCCGGAAGAAGATCATGAAGTCCGAGAAATCGTCGAGTTTCTGCGCCGGGTCGAAGATGGGTGCCGCCGCGATACCGAACATCTGGTAACCGCCGGCGCCCCGGACCGAGTAGATGCAGGCGAAGCAGCCTCCGTGGCCGACGGTCAGCGGCGGGGTGTCCGTGCGCGGGCTCAGGTACTTCGGGACCTCGAGCTGCTCCTCCTGCGGAACGATCTGGAACATGAAGGGAAGTCCCGCGACGAATCCCACCATGGACACCAGCCATGGGGACTCGTGGTGCTTGCGGATGAACTCCTGCGGGGAGGAGAGGCCGTTCTCCTCGGCCGCGAAGTCCAGGTCGGTGCCGTCCGGCCGCTGGTGGCCCTTGCGGAAGCGGGCGCCGGTCTCGCGCGTGTACGGGTCGTCGTACCAGACGGGGATTTCGATGATGCGGGTCTCCAGCGTCTGCTCGCTGAGCTGGGCGACCTCCTCCTCCACCTCCCGCACGAGCGATTCCAGCCGGTCCGGCGGGACGACGTCGGGATCGAAGCGCAGCAGGAGGGAGGCGTTCGCCGGGCAGATGTCCACGACGCCGTCGACGGCCCGCGCCGACAGCCGTGTCGCCATGGCATTCGCCTTGAAGTTGGCGGCGAGGCTCATGCTCTCGGCGATCTCGACGAAGAGGAACTCGTCGCCGCCCCACGTGTAGCGCGCGGCGTCCAGCTGCTGGGATACCTGGCTCATGGTTGGACTCCGAGGAGGTCGGGGGTGGACTCGAGGAACTTGGAGTGGTGGGTCACGTCCCGTACCTCGGGCCTCTGGAGGACGGTCGACAGGAGCGGGAGCGTCGTCTTGACGCCCTCGATCCGTATCTCGCCCAGTGCACGCACGGACCGCTGGATGGCTTCGGCGCGGCTCGCGTCCCACACCACCACCTTGGCGAGCAGCGAGTCGTAGTACGGTGCGACGGCGGATCCGGCGACGACGCCGGAATCGACCCGCACGCCGGGGCCGCCCGGCCAGTCCAGGCGCTGCAGCGTGCCGGGGCTCGGCATGAAGTTCTGTGTCGGGTCCTCGGCGTTGATCCGGAACTCGAAGGCGTGGCCCCGGAAGGTGACGTCCTCCTGGCGGAGCCGCAGCTTGCCGGTGGACGCCACGAGCAGTTGCTCCCGGATGAGGTCGATGCCGGTCACCATCTCCGTGACCGGATGCTCCACCTGGAGTCGGGTATTCATCTCGATGAAGGCCGCCTGCTCCTGGTCTGAGTCGTAGAGGAACTCGATCGTCCCGAGACCGGAGTAGTTGCACTGGCGCCCGAGTTCGATCGACGAGGCGAGGATCGTCTCGCGGACGCCGTCGGGCAGGAGGGGCGCAGGGGCTTCCTCGATGATCTTCTGCTGGCGGCGCTGCAGCGAGCAGTCCCGGTCGCCCAGGTGGATGACGCGTTCGCCGTCGCCGAGGATCTGCACCTCGACGTGCCGTGCGCGCTGGACGAAATGCTCGAGGTACACGGCGGGATCACCGAACGCCGCCTGCGCCTCCGCGCGGGCGACGTCGACGGTTCCGACGAGGTCCTCCTCCCGGGTGACCAGGCGGATGCCCCGTCCTCCACCGCCCGACGATGCCTTGACGACCAGCGGATAGCCGACGGCCCGCGCGATGGGGAGGGGGTCGACGTCGGGGTCCAGGGCGCCGTCACTCCCCGGCAGCGTCGGCACTCCGGCATCCTCCGCGGCCTGTCGCGCACGCGACTTGTTGCCCATCAGTTCGATGGCGTCGGCCGAAGGCCCCACCCAGGTGATGCCGGCACCGGTGACCGCGCGGGCGAATCCCGCGTTCTCGGACAGGAAACCGTACCCG is from Arthrobacter burdickii and encodes:
- a CDS encoding polysaccharide deacetylase family protein, with the translated sequence MTKDIQIAFGVDVDAVAGMLGSYGGEDSPCDISRGLFSGEVGGPRILRLFEKYSLPSTWFVPGHSIETFPDLTRMIVDAGHEIGVHGYSHENPIAMTREQETAILDKSIDLIEKVSGRRPTGYVAPWWEFSPITNEILLERGIKYDHSLMHNDFEPYYVRVGDSWTKIDYTKPAEAWMKPLVRGSETDLVEIPANWYLDDLPPMMFIKASPNSHGFVNPRDIEQMWRDQFDWVYAEMDSAVYTMTIHPDVSGRPQVLLMLERLIQHFNSHEGVTWHTFDQIADSFLARNPRKESN
- a CDS encoding asparaginase, translating into MGSTTTGQVVLLATGGTIASRNDSSAGATLAADAGSTVLAAAGQNVPAVEVVDLMQKGSYLLTFDDMLSVCTGIRTALESPETLGVVVTHGTDTMEETGYLADLLHDDSRPVVFTGAQRAADSQEPDGPANLRGAITLAASPEARGRGALIVFDGEVFALPGTRKTETSRLHAFGNPDRGSAGSVSSTGVVELGPAPERPSPLPPPPSGSSVRVDIVPSYPGADATLFAAALDAGARGIVLEATGLGNANAELCDAVRAAVRDGVVVVTSTRVHAGPVYGVYGAGGGKTLEDAGAVPSGLLRPSQARTLLHALLALGLPPDDVARHVRERGRP
- a CDS encoding LacI family DNA-binding transcriptional regulator; translated protein: MKAPGKRRPAVTLKDLAAELGIHVSTVSRVLHSDTEVARGAASKETAQKVRDLAKSRGYSPDPQATSLRTRRTRAIGVIVPRLSDIVLATMYEGVEEAAAESNHSTFVMNSHDSLDEQRRKAEIMLARRVDGLILGDVHAGSSLVDDLTARHVPFVLMNRRYPGFPSSTCDDTAGGRLVADHLWSVGHRSVAILAGEPYASTGVDRTAGFVERWHELGGEVPADRILPSRFDTEGGRQAGEELLSLRGEVPTAVFAVNDFAAIGAMGAFRAAGLVVGQDIAVVGFNDTSLAAQLPIPLTSVRSPMVEIGRAAVGMLRRVMNGEEVASVRHPPELFVRESSASAGAAPRGAAVVLAGSSGTGGLQAP
- a CDS encoding alpha/beta fold hydrolase, with the protein product MEHKLFDLGDFSLQKGSVLPSAQLGYTTLGELNEAKDNVVICPTWFTATPTDTATWMTGENRALKPSKYFIIVPNHFGAAVSSSPSNTPPPFGKGTFPRVTAYDNINAQYRLVTEEFGIEKVRLVTSWSMGASQTYAWAALHPEMVQAIAPISGSARTAHYNKVFLHALIRAITADTDWNDGFYGDKPPVRGLRTFASIYAGWGFSEAFYREELYRGFGAGSAEEFIEIFWDPFYLKCDANDLLAQIQTWMHNDLGDHPTFGGDFDAALGAIRAKTIIMNAETDRYFPPIDSEYEAARIPGAVARPIPTIWGHMAPFNPVDQAFIDQGIMELLAD
- a CDS encoding biotin-dependent carboxyltransferase family protein, whose amino-acid sequence is MAFDILEPGLATSVQDLGRLGYYNVGIPQGGAMDQLSASMANALVGNAETDAVLECAYLGPKFTTDADAVLAVTGAPVQVKVNGAPVEQWTRLPLAAGDEVSFGMLSGGTRYYIAVQGGIDVPLVLGSRSTYALGALGGWQGRALKAGDTLPVGAVAPSARSVRDSIPEDLRPVYAKEVTVRILPGLYDHRLTAEGMETLVSASWKLTPVADRTGLRYSGPDIAWKPRTQPFGAGSDPSNIVDAGYAVGSIQIPGGKEPIVLHRDAVSGGGYAMVATVISADMDVVARSAPGTVTHFEPVTMEQALTARADAARSRRAVWE